The following coding sequences are from one Bos indicus x Bos taurus breed Angus x Brahman F1 hybrid chromosome 5, Bos_hybrid_MaternalHap_v2.0, whole genome shotgun sequence window:
- the ZCRB1 gene encoding zinc finger CCHC-type and RNA-binding motif-containing protein 1 isoform X2: MTYIGVTIMKDKDTRRSKGVAFILFLDKDSAQNCTRAINNKQLFGRVIKASIAIDNGRAAEFIRRRNYFDKSKCYECGESGHLSYACPKNMLGEREPPKKKEKKKKKKIPEPEEEIEEVEESEDEGEDPALDSLSQAIAFQQAKIEEEQKKWKPSSGGPSTSDDSRRPRIKKSTYFSDEEELSD, from the exons GGTTACTATAATGAAAGATAAAGATACCAGAAGGAGTAAAGgggttgcatttattttatttttggataaaGACTCTGCACAAAACTGTACCCGGGCAATAAACAACAAACAG TTATTTGGTAGAGTGATAAAAGCAAGCATTGCTATTGACAATGGAAGAGCAGCTGAGTTCATCCGAAGACGAAACTACTTTGATAAATCTAAGTGTTATGAATGTGGG GAAAGTGGACACTTAAGTTATGCCTGTCCTAAAAATATGCTTGGAGAACGGGAACctccaaagaagaaagagaaaaagaaaaaaaagaaaattcctgagCCAGAAGaagaaat tgaagaagtagaagaaagtgaagatgaagggGAAGATCCTGCTCTTGACAGCCTCAGTCAGGCCATAGCTTTCCAG CAAGCCaaaattgaagaagaacaaaaaaaatggaaacccaGTTCAGGAGGTCCTTCAACATCAGATGATTCAAGACGCCCAAGGATAAAGAAAAGCACATACTTCAGTGATGAGGAGGAACTtagtgattaa
- the ZCRB1 gene encoding zinc finger CCHC-type and RNA-binding motif-containing protein 1 isoform X3, whose amino-acid sequence MKDKDTRRSKGVAFILFLDKDSAQNCTRAINNKQLFGRVIKASIAIDNGRAAEFIRRRNYFDKSKCYECGESGHLSYACPKNMLGEREPPKKKEKKKKKKIPEPEEEIEEVEESEDEGEDPALDSLSQAIAFQQAKIEEEQKKWKPSSGGPSTSDDSRRPRIKKSTYFSDEEELSD is encoded by the exons ATGAAAGATAAAGATACCAGAAGGAGTAAAGgggttgcatttattttatttttggataaaGACTCTGCACAAAACTGTACCCGGGCAATAAACAACAAACAG TTATTTGGTAGAGTGATAAAAGCAAGCATTGCTATTGACAATGGAAGAGCAGCTGAGTTCATCCGAAGACGAAACTACTTTGATAAATCTAAGTGTTATGAATGTGGG GAAAGTGGACACTTAAGTTATGCCTGTCCTAAAAATATGCTTGGAGAACGGGAACctccaaagaagaaagagaaaaagaaaaaaaagaaaattcctgagCCAGAAGaagaaat tgaagaagtagaagaaagtgaagatgaagggGAAGATCCTGCTCTTGACAGCCTCAGTCAGGCCATAGCTTTCCAG CAAGCCaaaattgaagaagaacaaaaaaaatggaaacccaGTTCAGGAGGTCCTTCAACATCAGATGATTCAAGACGCCCAAGGATAAAGAAAAGCACATACTTCAGTGATGAGGAGGAACTtagtgattaa